GACATCACCGAGCTCAAAGAACGCGAACGGCAACTCGAACGGCGCAAGACGGAACTCGAGACCGAGCTGAGTCAGATCCTGGATCGGATCTCCGACGCCTTCTACGCGCTCGACGACGAGTGGCGGTTCACCCACCTCAACGAGCAGGCCGCCGAAATCATGGACCAGTCCAGGGACGCGGTGCTCGGCCGAGAACTGTGGGAGGTGTTCCCCGATGCGACGGAGGGCGTGCACTGGGAAGAGTTTCAGACAGCGATGGAGACCCAGGAGCCGGTCAGCTTCGACGTATACAGTGACACTCTCGAGGCTTGGTTCGAGTTCAATGTGTATCCGTCCGAGTCGGGACTGTCGATCTACTTCCGCGACGTGACCGACCGGGTCGAACGGGAACGAGAACTGGCGAAGTACGAAACCATCGTCGAGACGATCAACGACGGCATCTACGTCAAAGACGAGGAGGGATACTTCACGATGGTCAACGACGCGTACGCGGAGATGACCGGCTATGACCGCGACGAGCTCGTCGGGGCACACGCATCACTGGTCGTCGACGAAGCCACGATCGACCAGTCGGGAGAGAGAATGGGGACGGCCGACGACCGGGCGGGGACGCCGCGCATGGAAGCGGATATCAAGACCGCAGCGGGTGACCGCATCCCCGCTGAGGGGACGTTCGCGACGTTACGAACCGGGGACGAGCGGGAAGAAATCGGTGTCGTCCGAGACATCACCGATCGGAAGGAGCGCGAGCGGGCGCTCCGCGAGCGTGAACGCCGCCTCAAACGGTACAAGGAGTACACCGACGATATCTTGGACGCCGTCGATGACGTCTTTTACTTACTCGACGAGAACGGCGATCTGCAGCGGTGGAACGAGAGCCTCAGTGACGTAACGGGGTTCTCGGAGGGCGAGATCGGATCGATGAACGCGCTGGAGTTCTTCGGTGAGCCCGAGCGCGAGACCATCGCGGCCGCGATCGAGGACGGCTTCGAGACCGGGGACGTGCAAGTGGAAGCGGAATTCCGTACCAAGAGCGGGGAGCGCGTTCCGTACGAGTTCGTCGCATCGACGCTCGAAGACCCCGACGGGAACGTCGTTCTCGCGGGTCTCGGCCGAGATATCACCGACCGCCGGGAGTACGAGCGCATGCTCGAGGAGTCCAACGAACGGCTCGAACAGTTCGCCTACGCCGCGTCACACGACCTTCAGGAACCACTGCGGATGATCACGAGCTACCTGCAACTCCTCGAAAACCGCTACGCTGACGACCTCGACGAGGACGCGGCGGAGTTCATCGAGTTCGCCGTCGATGGCGCGGAACGGATGCGCGAGATGACCGAGGGTCTGTTGCAGTACTCGCGGGTCGAAACGCAGGGCGACCCGTTCGAACCGATCGATCTGGACGACGTTCTCGAACACGCGATCGAGAACCTCGAACTCAAGATCGAAGAGACCCGCGCGGAGATCGAGTCAGAATCGCTTCCGCAGGTCCTCGGAGATAGCAGCCAACTCCAGCAAGTCTTCCAGAACCTGATCAGTAACGCGATCGAGTACAGCGGCGACGAGCCACCGCAGGTCCGGATCGCTGCCGAGCGAGACGGGTCTGAATACGAGATCTCGGTCCGCGACGAGGGGATCGGGATCGATCCCGCGGATCAGGACCAGATCTTCGACGTCTTCCAGCGCCTTCACAGCCACGAGGAGCATCCGGGAACGGGGATCGGCCTCTCGCTCTGTCAGCGGATCATCGAGCGCCACGGTGGCGAGATCCGGGTCGACTCCGAACCTGGCGAGGGAGCGACGTTCTCCTTTACGCTTCCCCCAGCGTGATCCCGCCGTATTGGGATCAGCACGACGAGCGGTGTCACTAGACGGCGATGAACTGGTCGCGTGTGTACTCGCCGGCAGTCCACGTTTGATCGTCCTTCGAAGAATATCGTTCGGCAAAGTGCGGATCAGACGGCGTCCTCCACAGCTCGAGTCCGCCGCCGATGTCGATCACTTCGTTGGTGATGTAGTCCGGTTCTCTACTGGCGGGGCAGCGAACGAGCCCCGCGATCTCGCTCACGTTAGCGAACCGCTCGACCGGGACGTCCGCACGGAGATTGGCTTGGATCTCATCGGAAATCGCCACCACCATCTCCGTCAGTGTGAAGCCATGCATAATGCAGTTCGCCGTCGTTTTCGCGTCCGACAACTCGAGCGCACGTGACTGCGAGCGTGCAATCGGACGTGATTCCAGCGTCGTTGACGAGGACATCGATCGGACCGAACGACTCCTGAACTGCCTTGCGCATCGCATCGACCTCGTCACGGTTCGTGATATCGGCCTGAATTAGATGAGCCGTCCCCTCGGTATCCGCTTCCGGAATCGCGTTAGCGACCTCGTAGATAGCCGCCTCCGACGACCGATAGTTTACGATCCCGGTCGAGCTACGACGGCCCCGCTCACGGGCGGCCCCGCGTTCCGTGCCACACGAGCTACCGGTGACGAGTCATGTCCGGCCTGCGAGCGGTCAGCGAGACGGCTGTTCCAGCTCGGCCGACCGCTCTCTGATCCACACTATTGGTGTCGCTCCAGCAGTGGCTGCTGATCGTTCCGGGAATCATACGTGACGGTTTCTCCCGTATCCGCGCCGACCGCAGTAAGCCACTCGTTGACAGTGTATGTCCGTGCGGCGTCTGTCCGTGGCTGTTCCGTATAGGGGACAACTCCCCGGAGGGGTGCTGTCTCCGGGCCCGTCTCTGTCTCAGTGGGGTCGTCCTCGTAGAGCGCCAGTGCCACGAGCGGAACTCGTACTCGCTCGCGCGGTTCGTCGGAGCCGATTCCGAGCGGTGACGGTGGAATCTCCTGTCGACGGAATGCCGGCTCGAGCGTCACGCCGTGCCGTTCGGCCCAACGTTCGAACTCAGCCACGAGCTCGCGTCGCGTCGACTCACGCGTGTCGTCCGTTTCGACGACTGCATGCCGTTCTGGCGGCCATGGGCGGAGTTGATGGGTGTTGATGTGCCCGCGGTCGCAGAGCTGCTGCAGCCGGTTGACGATAGCAGTGATCGTCTCGGCAGTCGGTCCCGGAACGGTAGACCGCACGTAGCAGTCAACCCGGAGATCTGTCTGCGTCTCGGTGGGGACGATCGGGGATTCCGCGAGGTCACCGGCTGGCATACCCATCCTCCGTCCGATAGACGAGATCCTTTTCAACGAGCGACTCGAGCACGGCGAAGAGTGTGAGCTTGGACAGTCCGAGACGCTCTCGGAGGTCGGTCGCTGTCGCGTCCTCCGTCAGGAGGGACAGATAGACGAGCTTCGTCTGTGGTGATGTGAGATCGTCCGGTATCGCGATCAGCTGCTGACTCGTGGACATCACCGTCTACTCCCACAACTCGACGTATAAATACAGAGTGAGACACAGGCACATGCAGGGAGGAAAATCAATGGATAGAACAGTGACAATAAAGTGGTATTACCGATGAATAGCTAGCGGACGATCGAGAGCAGGCCGCAGGAGGAGAAGAACCGCGACTGTGGCTCAGTGCCATTCACGAGTGACCGCTCTTCAGCGGCCGGCCGTGTGCGGGACAGCGGGATATACGATCCGGACCAATCGCATTCTGATACCTGTAGTACGAGGAGAAAGCCGTCTACCCAACGCAGTTGGGACTCTGCCGAGGTCAACTGATCACGCGTAGTCGAGGGAAAGCAGAATTACCCGTGACTCATCTAGGAGTTAGTGATAATACCGGTGAAAACCCTACTTCCAGTTAATAAATCGTTGAGAAGTCAGCAGAATGAGTGGAGAAGGTATTAAACTGAGAGTAACCTCACCTGCGCTCGTACTGGAAAATAGCATTTCTGAGTCCTGTGGGTGGCCGACATCAGTTCTCATCGCGGGCAGTGCGGACGTGACCCCGATCACGCTCGCGCCAGTCTACATCTCGCCGATGGTCGCTGGTCTGGCAGTCTACCTCTCTCAAGATATCCCGCTGTCAGATGTCGGACTTCGACGAGGACGACTCCGATGGCTCGTCACGGCTACCTCTTATGGGAACTCGCTCTGGAGGGCTTCTGGAAGGTATCGTTCGCGACTGGTGCTCTGTGGGGTGTCTGACATACGCCCATGATCGTCGCCGGGTACAACACCCCATCGTTTCCCTACATCGGTGTTCTCGCCATGACGATCGCGTGTCTCTCCTCCTCACCGGTTTACTCATTGTCGTCGTCCGTGCTCGCCGCGGCCCTTCTCCACGGTGTGTTCAACGGTTCGGCCGGTCTCGTCCCCGCGTATGCGGCCGCGAATGGGCTAGTCCTCGAGGAGTTGGTTGCAAACCCCGTCGGTGCTGCTGGCGTGCTCGCGTTCGGTCTCGCTCTGGGCGTGATCGCAATCTTCGATACGCCTGTACTGTCTCGGAACGAACTCTCGAGGTGACGATAAGTTCGAGTGCCTGAAGCGTGGAACGGAACTCTACACGGATAGTGTACTGGATAGGCCACCAGTCACCTGGTCCGCAACGCAGGGACCGTGAACGCGAGCAGCCAATTCCGGCCTACGCGTTACGCTCGGTGGTCGCCCTCGCTGAGTAGGAGGAGACAGTACGACCGGCAACGGGTATCGCCGTCAGTCGGGAGCAGGCGACGGTTCACTCGTAAACGGTGTCTCTCGCGAATCGAAAAGCGACGAGTCCGACGAGGGCGAGAGGGACGCCCCTCGCCGGAGACCACGGTAGGATGCCAGTGGGCGCTGATTGGATCGCGGTCTGTCGCGCACAGCGGGTTGCGCGACAGATAACATGTTCGGGGGGAGTATTATCAACTTCTACCCGATTCCCAGTCGCTCGAAATCGTCCCGTCTGTTCGAACAACTCTCGAGCATTCATCAAGGGCGGGTGCTACGTGGTCGTTTTTCCTGCTGGTCCTCGGACGGTATGTATATCGTCTCGCCATTCGAATACTCCGTGTTCGACACCGCTGTTCGAACCGCAGGTGATGTCGGTGACTGAGTCCAGTGTGTATCCCCCGATCGAAGCCTACAGCGTCATCGGCAACCTCGAAACGCGTGCGCTCATTACACCGAACGGATCGGTCGACTGGTTTCTTTTCTCGCACCTCGAGTCGCCGAGCATTCTCGCCGCCGAGTGCGGCGGTCGGTTCGGGATATCATGTCATTGAATAGTGGGTGTGGCACCAACTACCTTTGGACCTCCGGTTCGTAGGCCTTAAGTAGTAATCAGCGATTGTGATTATATACGAAGAAGGAGGCGGCGTGCGTGGTGCACTCCGCTGGCCTGGATGGTTCCGATCCAAAGGGGTTATATACTCCGGAGGGTACGAATACATCCGCAAGAGATGAGGATTCCACCCCTGCGGTCCGCCGTACAGATGGGATCTGATGTTAGCCTTGGTAGTTCGGTGACGCCCGCTTGGTCATCCGACCAGCGTCATCGAACGTGGACCATTGTGTGAGTGTGTACAACATTCACCGCCAACAGACCCTCCTCCACCCTATAGTGGGGGAGATCAATATAGCATTCCGGTTGATCCTGCCGGAGGTCATTGCTATTGGAGTCCGATTTAGCCATGCTAGTTGCACGAGTTTAGACTCGTAGCAGATAGCTCAGTAACACGTGGCCAAACTACCCTATGGATCCGAATAACCTCGGGAAACTGAGGCTAATTCAGAATAGGGTTCACTACCTGGAGTGGTGTGAACCTGAAACGTTACGGCGCCATAGGATGTGGCTGCGGCCGATTAGGTAGACGGTGGGGTAACGGCCCACCGTGCCTATAATCGGTACGGGTTGTGAGAGCAAGAGCCCGGAGACGGTATCTGAGACAAGATACCGGGCCCTACGGGGCGCAGCAGGCGCGAAACCTTTACACTGCACGCGAGTGCGATAAGGGGACTCCGAGTGCGAGGGCATATAGTCCTCGCTTTTCTGTACCGTAAGGTGGTACAAGAATAAGTGCTGGGCAAGACCGGTGCCAGCCGCCGCGGTAATACCGGCAGCACGAGTGATGACCGCTATTATTGGGCCTAAAGCGTCCGTAGCTGGCCAGGCAAGTCTATCGGGAAATCCGCGCGCTTAACGCGCGGGCGTCCGGTGGAAACTGCGTGGCTTGGGACCGGAAGACCAGAGGGGTACGTCCGGGGTAGGAGTGAAATCCCGTAATCCTGGACGGACCACCGGTGGCGAAAGCGCCTCTGGAAGACGGATCCGACGGTGAGGGACGAAAGCTCGGGTCACGAACCGGATTAGATACCCGGGTAGTCCGAGCTGTAAACGATGTCTGCTAGATGTGGCACAGGCTACGAGCCTGTGCTGTGTCGTAGGGAAGCCGTGAAGCAGACCGCCTGGGAAGTACGTCCGCAAGGATGAAACTTAAAGGAATTGGCGGGGGAGCACTACAACCGGAGGAGCCTGCGGTTTAATTGGACTCAACGCCGGACATCTCACCAGCATCGACAATGTGCAGTGAAGGTCAGATTGATGATCTTACTGGAGCCATTGAGAGGAGGTGCATGGCCGCCGTCAGCTCGTACCGTGAGGCGTCCTGTTAAGTCAGGCAACGAGCGAGACCCGCACTCCTAATTGCCAGCAACACCCTCGTGGTGGTTGGGTACATTAGGAGGACTGCCAGTGCCAAACTGGAGGAAGGAACGGGCAACGGTAGGTCAGTATGCCCCGAATGTGCTGGGCGACACGCGGGCTACAATGGCCGAGACAGTGGGATGCAACCCCGAAAGGGGACGCTAATCTCCGAAACTCGGTCGTAGTTCGGATTGAGGGCTGAAACTCGCCCTCATGAAGCTGGATTCGGTAGTAATCGCGCCTCAGAAGGGCGCGGTGAATACGTCCCTGCTCCTTGCACACACCGCCCGTCAAAGCACCCGAGTGGGGTCCGGATGAGGCCGACGCAACGTCGGTCGAATCTGGGCTCCGCAAGGGGGCTTAAGTCGTAACAAGGTAGCCGTAGGGGAATCTGCGGCTGGATCACCTCCACAGACCGGGACCAGGCCGTCGTGCCTGGCCCACCTTAACTCGTGGCGCTTTGCGCCACGCGGTTCACGTTCGATCGACCACCGTATGGCCGATCGGGCACCTTTGAACTACCAAGGCTAACGCTTCATCCCTGTCCGCCCAGTGTGGGCGGACGTGGGCCCATAGCTCAGTGGTAGAGTGCCTCCTTTGCAAGGAGGATGCCCAGGGTTCGAATCCCTGTGGGTCCATGTCTCGGAGGACAACCGAATCGTGCCCCTTAAGTGGGAGACGCGACTTCGGTTTAATCCGAACAACGAACCAATGCACCACCCCGTGTAAACGCGGGTGGGAAGGGTTAATGCATGCCGCGTCTACGGCGTGCAGATGAGACCGTGTGTACGTGTAGTCCAGGCGTCCACTGGACCCGTTCCCGGGTCACTACGTGATCGCACTCTGTGCGATCGCCGATCCGATGAACGTGGCTACTGTGCCAGCTGGTGGATCGCTCGGCTTGAGAGCTGATGAAGGACGTGCCAAGCTGCGATAAGCCCAAGGGAGCCGCACGGAGGCGAAGAACTTGGGATCTCCGAATGGGAATCCCCACCGCAATTGCTTCGCGCAATGGGGAACGTCGAGAATTG
This sequence is a window from Natrinema amylolyticum. Protein-coding genes within it:
- a CDS encoding HTH domain-containing protein, whose protein sequence is MPAGDLAESPIVPTETQTDLRVDCYVRSTVPGPTAETITAIVNRLQQLCDRGHINTHQLRPWPPERHAVVETDDTRESTRRELVAEFERWAERHGVTLEPAFRRQEIPPSPLGIGSDEPRERVRVPLVALALYEDDPTETETGPETAPLRGVVPYTEQPRTDAARTYTVNEWLTAVGADTGETVTYDSRNDQQPLLERHQ
- a CDS encoding prepilin-type N-terminal cleavage/methylation domain-containing protein; this encodes MHGFTLTEMVVAISDEIQANLRADVPVERFANVSEIAGLVRCPASREPDYITNEVIDIGGGLELWRTPSDPHFAERYSSKDDQTWTAGEYTRDQFIAV
- a CDS encoding PAS domain-containing sensor histidine kinase gives rise to the protein MESPGSAPDITREEVRGVFAQFKQPSTPITADDVADTLDCSRQTARHGLADLVDRGELRTRKLADTTRVWWQSEPGQLSEEPDRAEFASFVSAVEDYAIFMLDPDGTVVSWNEGAERIKGYREDEIVGEHFSTFYTDANTVEGVPEQNLEAATDAGRVEDEGWRVRKDGTRFWAHVTITAIRDDDGTLRGFTKVTRDMTERREYEQRLRRERDLTEQILETVPVSICVLTADGEFVRANQRMLDRIEATESELADYSIDSWEIYDETGDPIPIEEWPWTRAIDTGEPVYEYQCQVELPGIGRRWLSLNAAPLEEGERDETRVVVSVDDITEQKERERQLRRQYTQTEQLLRTAPVAIAVQDADGETVMANQRAQDALGLSEQELIEEPDDADDWVIYDADGEPVAPEETPAARVLATGNAVVDEELTIDPPDGDRIRFRVNAAPLFGSDGSIDRVVTAAKDITELKERERQLERRKTELETELSQILDRISDAFYALDDEWRFTHLNEQAAEIMDQSRDAVLGRELWEVFPDATEGVHWEEFQTAMETQEPVSFDVYSDTLEAWFEFNVYPSESGLSIYFRDVTDRVERERELAKYETIVETINDGIYVKDEEGYFTMVNDAYAEMTGYDRDELVGAHASLVVDEATIDQSGERMGTADDRAGTPRMEADIKTAAGDRIPAEGTFATLRTGDEREEIGVVRDITDRKERERALRERERRLKRYKEYTDDILDAVDDVFYLLDENGDLQRWNESLSDVTGFSEGEIGSMNALEFFGEPERETIAAAIEDGFETGDVQVEAEFRTKSGERVPYEFVASTLEDPDGNVVLAGLGRDITDRREYERMLEESNERLEQFAYAASHDLQEPLRMITSYLQLLENRYADDLDEDAAEFIEFAVDGAERMREMTEGLLQYSRVETQGDPFEPIDLDDVLEHAIENLELKIEETRAEIESESLPQVLGDSSQLQQVFQNLISNAIEYSGDEPPQVRIAAERDGSEYEISVRDEGIGIDPADQDQIFDVFQRLHSHEEHPGTGIGLSLCQRIIERHGGEIRVDSEPGEGATFSFTLPPA
- a CDS encoding helix-turn-helix domain-containing protein; translated protein: MSTSQQLIAIPDDLTSPQTKLVYLSLLTEDATATDLRERLGLSKLTLFAVLESLVEKDLVYRTEDGYASR